One window from the genome of Chroococcidiopsis sp. TS-821 encodes:
- the rimP gene encoding ribosome maturation factor RimP, protein MTHPLIPQIIEIATPVAEELGLELVGVVFHTNQRPPVLRVDIRNPQQDTGLDDCERMSRALEAKMDQASIVQDAYVLEVSSPGTSRQLSTDREFTAFKGFAVLVRSSQPHEGQQEWVGQLIRRDETAVYLNQKGRVVAIPRALITKVQLDDRR, encoded by the coding sequence ATGACTCATCCCCTAATTCCACAAATCATTGAAATAGCAACACCAGTCGCAGAGGAACTCGGCTTGGAATTGGTCGGAGTAGTTTTTCACACTAACCAACGCCCTCCTGTACTGCGCGTGGATATTCGCAATCCGCAGCAAGATACTGGGCTAGATGATTGTGAGCGAATGAGTCGTGCTTTAGAAGCCAAAATGGATCAGGCAAGCATTGTGCAAGATGCCTATGTGTTAGAAGTTTCTAGCCCAGGAACTTCGCGACAATTAAGTACCGATCGAGAGTTTACTGCCTTCAAAGGATTTGCGGTACTTGTTCGAAGTTCTCAACCGCATGAAGGTCAGCAAGAGTGGGTAGGACAACTCATTCGCCGCGATGAAACAGCAGTTTACTTAAACCAGAAAGGTCGCGTAGTTGCTATTCCGCGCGCGCTTATTACCAAAGTACAGCTAGACGATCGCCGTTAG
- a CDS encoding DUF389 domain-containing protein, protein MLFDIRRRFNLLHKRRVAPHDLQSMHEGLLEESALERIYIILIVGSCVIATFGLLSNSAAVIIGAMIIAPLMLPIRGMAFGALEGNFQLFRTGLSSIVVGTLLAIVISWLIGMSVGLAEFGSEIFARSRPTLLDLGIAIAAGGISGFAKVEPKVSPTLAGTAIAVALMPPICVIGLGLSQANWSLSLGATILYLTNLLGITLSCMLIFLATGYTSLYRAKKALIWTVGLTTVLLVPLGFSFFRLTQQNRLEASVRRALLNRTVTFQRLVLIDSNINWLSNPPVVRLNVRSKDPVTPRQVALLEEFLAREMGQRFTLIFEVGQIEEVRREGVSGSSFDE, encoded by the coding sequence GTGCTGTTTGATATTCGCCGACGATTTAACCTTCTGCACAAGCGGAGAGTTGCACCGCACGATTTGCAGTCGATGCATGAGGGACTCTTAGAAGAATCAGCGCTAGAGCGGATTTACATTATCTTAATCGTTGGCTCTTGTGTCATTGCTACCTTTGGATTGCTGTCGAATAGCGCTGCTGTGATCATTGGCGCAATGATTATTGCTCCTTTAATGCTACCGATTCGGGGAATGGCATTTGGTGCGCTAGAAGGTAACTTCCAGTTATTTCGCACAGGCTTAAGTTCGATCGTTGTGGGAACACTCCTCGCGATCGTAATCTCGTGGTTGATTGGGATGTCGGTTGGTTTAGCAGAATTTGGCAGTGAGATTTTTGCGCGATCGCGTCCGACGTTGCTCGATTTAGGAATTGCGATCGCCGCAGGAGGAATAAGTGGTTTTGCCAAAGTTGAACCGAAGGTTTCGCCAACGTTAGCAGGAACTGCGATCGCGGTTGCTTTAATGCCACCGATTTGCGTGATAGGCTTAGGACTTTCACAAGCTAATTGGTCTTTGAGTCTCGGCGCAACGATTTTATATCTCACCAATCTGCTAGGAATTACGCTTTCCTGTATGCTGATCTTTCTAGCTACAGGCTATACTTCACTTTATCGTGCTAAAAAAGCGCTGATTTGGACAGTGGGACTGACGACAGTACTGCTTGTACCGTTAGGATTTAGCTTTTTTCGACTCACTCAACAAAATCGACTCGAAGCTAGTGTCAGACGCGCACTTTTGAACCGAACGGTGACTTTTCAAAGATTGGTACTTATTGATAGTAATATTAACTGGTTAAGTAATCCCCCAGTAGTACGTTTAAACGTTCGTTCTAAAGACCCTGTTACGCCAAGGCAAGTCGCGCTTTTAGAAGAATTTTTAGCAAGAGAAATGGGACAACGCTTTACTTTAATTTTTGAAGTAGGTCAAATAGAAGAAGTAAGACGTGAAGGCGTCAGTGGTTCTTCTTTTGATGAGTAA
- the chlP gene encoding geranylgeranyl reductase gives MTLRVAVVGSGPAGSSAAETLAKAGIETYLFERKLDNAKPCGGAIPLCMVSEFDLPPQIIDRQVRKMKMISPSNREVDINLVNEDEYIGMCRREVLDGFLRDRAAKLGANLINATVHKLDIPQNNTDPYTIHYVDHSEGGAQGIAKSLKVDAIIGADGANSRIAKEIDAGDYNYAIAFQERIRLPEAQMAYYNDLAEMYVGNDVSTDFYAWVFPKYDHVAVGTGTMQVNKASIKQLQAGIRARAARKLVGGQIIKVEAHPIPEHPRPRRVVGRVALVGDAAGYVTKSSGEGIYFAAKSGRMCAETLVEVSQGGTRIPTENELKVYLKRWDRKYGMTYKVLDLLQTVFYRSDATREAFVEMCADRDVQRLTFDSYLYKTVVPANPITQMKITAKTLGSLLRGNALAP, from the coding sequence TTGACACTACGGGTTGCTGTTGTAGGCTCAGGTCCAGCTGGTTCTTCAGCCGCCGAAACCTTGGCAAAAGCTGGAATTGAAACATATTTGTTTGAACGCAAGCTAGACAACGCCAAACCATGTGGCGGAGCAATTCCGCTGTGTATGGTGAGTGAATTCGATCTACCGCCGCAGATTATTGACCGTCAAGTGCGGAAGATGAAGATGATTTCCCCCTCAAACCGCGAGGTGGATATCAATTTAGTCAATGAAGATGAATATATAGGAATGTGCCGTCGCGAAGTTCTCGATGGCTTTTTACGCGATCGCGCAGCCAAACTCGGTGCAAATTTAATTAACGCCACTGTTCATAAACTCGATATTCCGCAAAATAATACAGACCCTTATACGATTCACTATGTAGACCATTCAGAAGGTGGCGCGCAAGGAATCGCTAAATCTTTAAAAGTTGATGCCATTATCGGTGCTGATGGGGCAAACTCTCGCATCGCCAAAGAAATTGATGCAGGAGATTACAACTATGCGATCGCTTTCCAAGAGCGAATTCGCTTACCCGAAGCACAAATGGCGTACTACAATGACTTAGCAGAGATGTACGTCGGTAACGACGTTTCTACCGATTTCTACGCTTGGGTGTTCCCGAAATACGACCACGTTGCTGTCGGTACGGGTACAATGCAAGTCAACAAAGCGAGCATCAAACAGTTGCAAGCTGGAATTCGAGCGCGGGCGGCGCGAAAACTGGTCGGCGGTCAAATCATTAAAGTAGAAGCACACCCAATTCCAGAACATCCTCGTCCTCGCCGTGTTGTTGGACGCGTGGCACTTGTTGGCGACGCCGCAGGTTATGTCACGAAGTCTTCTGGTGAAGGTATTTACTTTGCCGCAAAATCAGGTCGGATGTGTGCGGAAACGCTTGTGGAGGTTTCTCAAGGTGGAACTCGCATTCCCACAGAGAATGAACTAAAAGTTTACCTCAAGCGCTGGGATCGAAAATATGGCATGACCTACAAAGTATTAGATTTACTGCAAACGGTCTTTTACCGCAGCGATGCAACGCGCGAAGCTTTTGTTGAGATGTGCGCGGATCGGGATGTCCAGCGACTGACGTTTGATAGCTATCTCTATAAAACGGTCGTACCTGCTAATCCGATTACTCAAATGAAGATTACGGCAAAAACCCTTGGTAGCTTGTTACGCGGTAACGCACTTGCTCCTTAA
- a CDS encoding DUF2254 domain-containing protein yields the protein MKTKLGKVWEALHNSFWFVPSLMVVGAIAIAYVMLSLDHEDKEWLQGLPLTYSRGPEGAREVLSTVAGSMVSVATTAFSIVIVALQLASGQFGPRLLGNFMRDTGNQIVLGTFISTFVYCLLILRTVNSGDNDEFVPHISVTFSLVLAIFSIAVLIYFLHHVATSIQAQQVIAQVGEELNDTIERLFPKKIGRSSAKDRQDIKDTDIPDDFDDEARPIKSEKSGYIQAIDDEELIEIAAKFDVIVRLNYRPGDFVVKGSDLASVWHAQQMNKQLAKKLRGIFIIGNQRTPGQDVEFSINQLVEIAVRALSKGVNDPFTAIRCIDQLSAALCHFVQKEIPSRYRYDENKKLRAIAEPTTFTSVVDAAFNQIRQAGQTDVAVTIRLLEAIARIAQYTTTKEQRAVLLRHAQMIERGSHEGISEELDKKDVQERYFAILKLLKAQ from the coding sequence ATGAAAACTAAACTAGGTAAAGTCTGGGAAGCATTACACAATAGTTTTTGGTTTGTTCCATCACTTATGGTCGTCGGTGCGATCGCAATCGCGTATGTTATGCTATCGCTCGATCACGAAGATAAAGAATGGCTACAAGGATTACCATTAACTTATAGTCGCGGTCCTGAAGGCGCACGCGAAGTGCTTTCTACGGTGGCTGGATCGATGGTCTCCGTTGCGACGACGGCGTTTTCGATTGTGATTGTCGCACTACAACTTGCATCTGGACAATTTGGACCAAGATTACTCGGTAATTTCATGCGCGATACGGGTAATCAAATTGTCTTAGGAACGTTTATTTCCACATTTGTTTACTGTCTACTGATTCTCCGTACCGTTAATAGTGGTGACAACGATGAATTTGTCCCGCATATCTCGGTAACTTTTAGTCTTGTCCTGGCAATTTTTAGTATTGCTGTTTTGATTTATTTTCTACATCACGTTGCGACATCAATTCAAGCACAACAGGTTATCGCTCAAGTCGGGGAAGAATTAAACGATACAATCGAGCGGTTATTTCCTAAAAAAATTGGACGCAGCAGCGCAAAAGACCGACAAGACATTAAAGATACAGATATTCCTGACGATTTTGATGACGAAGCACGTCCCATAAAATCAGAGAAAAGTGGTTATATCCAAGCGATTGACGATGAAGAGTTAATCGAAATTGCGGCGAAGTTTGACGTAATCGTGCGACTGAATTATCGTCCTGGCGATTTTGTCGTTAAAGGTAGCGATTTAGCTTCAGTTTGGCACGCACAGCAGATGAATAAGCAGCTAGCCAAAAAGCTTAGAGGTATTTTTATTATTGGCAATCAACGAACTCCTGGGCAAGATGTAGAATTTTCGATTAATCAGTTGGTAGAAATTGCCGTACGCGCACTGTCAAAAGGCGTGAACGATCCGTTTACTGCAATTCGCTGTATCGATCAACTCAGTGCGGCGCTGTGTCACTTTGTGCAAAAAGAAATTCCCTCACGCTATCGCTACGACGAAAATAAAAAATTGCGTGCGATCGCTGAACCAACAACTTTTACGAGTGTTGTTGATGCTGCATTTAATCAAATTAGGCAAGCTGGACAAACTGATGTAGCGGTAACGATTCGATTATTAGAAGCGATCGCGCGGATTGCACAATACACAACCACGAAAGAACAACGCGCAGTTCTTCTGCGTCACGCACAAATGATCGAACGCGGTAGCCACGAAGGAATATCTGAAGAACTCGACAAAAAAGATGTTCAAGAACGATATTTTGCGATTCTCAAGCTGCTGAAGGCACAATAA
- a CDS encoding sulfate/molybdate ABC transporter ATP-binding protein has translation MGIVVENVSKQFGSFRAVDDVSLEIKSGSLVALLGPSGSGKSTLLRLIAGLELPDSGKIWLTGKDATYQSVQERNIGFVFQHYALFKHMSVRQNIAFALEIRKTPKAKIKARVDELLELVQLSALGNRYPSQLSGGQRQRVALARALAVQPQVLLLDEPFGALDAKVRKDLRAWLRKLHDEVHVTTVFVTHDQEEAMEVSDEIVVMNKGRVEQIGTPAEIYDHPATAFVMSFIGPVNVLPSTSHIFQGNGFESTHPEMFLRPQDVIVQREQNGTTVSARVSRIIHLGWEIQAELTLDDGQVVTAHLSRDRFDELQLQPQEKVYVKPKDAKSFPLYYSI, from the coding sequence GTGGGTATTGTAGTTGAAAACGTATCAAAGCAGTTTGGCAGTTTTCGGGCTGTTGACGATGTCAGCCTAGAAATCAAATCGGGTTCGTTAGTAGCGTTACTCGGACCATCAGGTTCGGGTAAGTCTACGTTATTGCGATTGATTGCTGGTTTAGAACTACCCGATAGCGGCAAAATTTGGCTGACAGGTAAAGATGCGACCTATCAAAGCGTGCAAGAACGCAATATTGGATTTGTGTTTCAGCACTATGCACTCTTTAAGCACATGAGCGTGCGACAAAACATTGCTTTTGCTTTAGAAATTCGCAAAACACCGAAAGCAAAAATTAAAGCCCGAGTAGACGAATTACTTGAACTGGTGCAACTAAGTGCTTTAGGAAATCGCTATCCCTCACAACTATCGGGTGGTCAAAGACAACGCGTTGCTTTAGCACGGGCGCTAGCAGTGCAGCCGCAAGTACTTCTCCTCGACGAACCATTTGGCGCCCTCGACGCCAAAGTCCGCAAAGATTTACGCGCTTGGTTGCGCAAATTGCATGATGAAGTTCACGTAACCACCGTATTCGTGACGCACGACCAAGAAGAAGCGATGGAAGTTTCGGATGAAATCGTGGTGATGAATAAAGGTCGCGTCGAGCAAATCGGTACGCCAGCAGAAATTTACGATCATCCGGCGACGGCGTTTGTCATGAGCTTTATTGGACCAGTGAATGTGCTACCAAGTACATCGCATATTTTTCAAGGTAACGGGTTTGAATCTACACATCCAGAAATGTTCTTGCGTCCGCAAGACGTGATTGTACAACGCGAGCAAAATGGTACAACGGTATCCGCACGGGTCAGTCGGATTATTCACCTAGGTTGGGAAATTCAAGCCGAATTGACATTAGATGACGGACAGGTAGTTACAGCACACTTAAGTCGCGATCGCTTTGATGAATTACAACTGCAACCGCAAGAAAAAGTTTACGTAAAACCCAAAGATGCCAAATCATTTCCGCTATACTATTCAATTTAG
- a CDS encoding YIP1 family protein: MSARKDQWKFRTSLREALTLDAHFYEDAPNTRRTRRVARSIVIVAAISNALGNAFILLINRVGLTTFIFALILNVVSVVLGYYFWTFTIWKIGDRFKPGHVTFQELLVPIGFAYAPQVFNFLTLIPLLGIPIQLVLAVWSLLAVIVAVRQGLDISNVWAAVICLIGWPLIQLAVGSVQVLFTN, translated from the coding sequence GTGAGTGCCAGGAAAGACCAATGGAAGTTTAGAACAAGTTTGCGGGAAGCTTTGACTTTAGATGCCCACTTCTATGAAGATGCTCCTAATACACGCAGAACGCGCCGCGTTGCTCGATCGATTGTAATTGTGGCAGCAATCTCAAATGCTTTGGGTAATGCCTTTATTTTATTGATTAACCGTGTTGGTCTTACTACGTTTATCTTCGCGTTAATACTTAATGTTGTCAGTGTAGTGCTAGGTTACTATTTCTGGACTTTCACGATTTGGAAAATTGGCGATCGCTTCAAACCTGGTCATGTTACGTTTCAAGAACTACTCGTTCCGATCGGTTTTGCCTACGCACCTCAAGTATTCAACTTTCTGACACTCATTCCGCTACTAGGAATTCCTATTCAGCTAGTTCTTGCTGTCTGGAGTTTACTTGCAGTTATTGTTGCAGTCCGCCAAGGATTAGATATTAGCAACGTCTGGGCAGCAGTCATTTGCTTAATCGGTTGGCCTTTGATTCAATTAGCCGTAGGCTCAGTGCAGGTTTTGTTTACAAACTAA
- a CDS encoding Na+/H+ antiporter codes for MTTETLAEVAIEQNIKQFLLVLSVSLSIATLPQFFSWFRQIPYTLLLVIVGLGLAFVDVRLVNLSPQLILTIFLPPLLFEAAWNMEWAKLKRDLVPITLFAVIGVVISVIGVGLALNQIAGVTIGIALLLGACVAATDPVSVIALFRELGVEKRLTILMEGESLFNDGIAVVAFSFVVGFALGTETLELQELIARFFTVVGIGIGCGCVVGFGISYLTQRFDLPLVEQSLTLVSAYGTYIITEDLGGSGVIGVVTTGLVLGNFGSRIGMQPSTRLAVTQFWDFLAFFVNSIVFLLIGDQIKFDDLGANLGLIAITIAAMIVTRAIAIYGLSWLSNLLTKSEISLSDSTILWWGGLRGSVAIALALSVPVTLPQRTTIVSVVFGVVLFTLLVQGLTTKPLVTRLEPLGDQAIRQEYLEAIARWTALNRVLQHLSQATSRPEIDPEFYRYQEALVEGQLDDLQQDINKLRNEHPQLRDFAVEQLQEELLAIEADTYAELVRGGRLSDKLPPMLEEVFQQMNKQTQ; via the coding sequence ATGACAACAGAAACACTAGCCGAAGTAGCGATTGAGCAAAATATTAAACAATTTCTTTTGGTACTGTCAGTTTCCTTAAGTATTGCCACATTACCCCAGTTTTTTAGCTGGTTTCGTCAAATTCCTTATACGTTGCTTTTAGTCATTGTTGGCTTGGGTTTGGCGTTTGTTGATGTGAGATTAGTGAATCTTTCACCACAACTGATTTTGACGATATTTTTACCCCCGCTGTTGTTTGAAGCAGCGTGGAATATGGAATGGGCAAAGCTCAAGCGCGACTTAGTACCAATTACACTGTTTGCAGTTATAGGAGTTGTCATATCAGTTATTGGTGTCGGTTTAGCACTCAATCAGATCGCCGGAGTTACAATCGGAATTGCTTTACTATTAGGTGCTTGCGTCGCTGCAACCGATCCGGTTTCTGTCATTGCGTTATTTCGCGAACTCGGTGTCGAAAAACGGTTGACAATTCTCATGGAAGGCGAAAGCTTATTCAATGACGGAATTGCCGTTGTCGCGTTCAGTTTTGTCGTTGGTTTTGCCTTAGGAACAGAGACTTTAGAACTGCAAGAACTCATTGCACGGTTTTTTACAGTTGTAGGAATCGGAATCGGTTGTGGTTGTGTTGTCGGTTTTGGTATTTCTTATCTCACGCAGCGCTTTGATTTACCTTTGGTTGAGCAATCACTCACTTTAGTTTCGGCGTATGGTACTTATATCATCACCGAAGATTTGGGTGGTTCAGGCGTTATTGGCGTTGTCACCACGGGCTTAGTTTTAGGCAACTTTGGCTCGCGCATTGGAATGCAGCCAAGTACAAGATTAGCCGTAACTCAGTTTTGGGACTTTCTTGCGTTTTTTGTCAATTCCATCGTATTTCTGTTGATTGGCGACCAGATCAAGTTTGATGATTTGGGGGCAAATTTGGGACTGATTGCGATTACAATCGCAGCAATGATTGTCACGCGAGCGATCGCGATTTATGGTTTGAGTTGGTTGAGTAATCTACTAACGAAATCAGAGATCTCTTTGTCTGATAGTACGATTCTCTGGTGGGGAGGCTTGCGCGGTTCGGTGGCAATTGCCTTAGCATTAAGCGTACCAGTCACATTACCCCAACGCACAACAATTGTTTCAGTAGTGTTTGGTGTTGTCTTATTTACACTTTTAGTTCAAGGCTTAACGACTAAACCCTTAGTAACAAGGCTTGAGCCTTTGGGCGATCAAGCAATACGTCAAGAATATCTCGAAGCGATCGCGCGGTGGACAGCCCTGAATCGCGTTCTACAACATTTATCGCAAGCGACAAGCCGCCCTGAAATCGATCCAGAATTTTATCGTTACCAAGAAGCCTTAGTCGAAGGACAGCTTGACGATCTGCAACAAGACATTAACAAGCTACGCAACGAACACCCTCAGCTACGAGACTTCGCGGTAGAACAACTACAGGAAGAACTTTTGGCAATTGAAGCAGATACTTATGCTGAATTAGTTCGCGGTGGGCGTCTGAGCGACAAATTACCACCAATGCTGGAAGAAGTTTTTCAGCAGATGAATAAACAAACTCAGTAA
- a CDS encoding YheT family hydrolase, protein MTLYAALWASRDWENTIDAPEPPYQAKTFKGAQEVPLFAWVAIPQNPRGTIIGTYGITGSLENQWFLRILGRKAFAQGYAVVLFDWRAHGKTALLSPTLTSDGLYEGEDFVEIAAQAKAIGCPAKFWFTGFSLGGQLALWAIKAANERSEEISSAACLSCEDIGGAAVICPSLDSNRSLSYLVKDPLGKYIEQAIAKELKRLAWRIHEAHPGAIDPAAIERANSIWGFDNELVIDRLGFSSVEAYYEASSGLKILPSLHKPTLIIYAADDPLFDPTIVPDLLSARDRNPNIDLILTPHGGHVGYYSSKQGQAQAGDPDPWWAWNRVLEWCEMQRCRGE, encoded by the coding sequence ATGACGCTGTATGCAGCTTTGTGGGCTAGCCGCGACTGGGAAAATACTATTGACGCTCCTGAACCACCGTATCAAGCGAAAACCTTTAAAGGAGCGCAAGAAGTACCGCTCTTTGCTTGGGTTGCTATCCCCCAAAATCCGCGTGGTACAATTATTGGCACATACGGCATTACAGGCTCTCTAGAGAATCAATGGTTTCTGCGCATCTTAGGGCGCAAGGCATTCGCGCAAGGTTATGCGGTTGTCTTATTTGATTGGCGCGCACACGGAAAAACGGCTTTACTGTCGCCAACATTAACATCGGATGGCTTGTACGAAGGCGAAGATTTTGTTGAGATTGCTGCTCAAGCTAAAGCAATAGGATGTCCTGCCAAATTTTGGTTCACGGGGTTTTCTTTGGGCGGACAGTTAGCGCTATGGGCAATAAAAGCAGCTAATGAGAGGTCAGAGGAAATATCCAGTGCTGCGTGCCTTAGCTGTGAAGATATTGGGGGTGCGGCGGTGATTTGTCCGAGTTTAGACTCGAATCGATCGCTTTCATATCTCGTCAAAGATCCATTAGGCAAATATATAGAACAAGCGATCGCTAAAGAACTGAAAAGACTTGCTTGGCGAATTCACGAAGCCCATCCAGGCGCAATTGACCCCGCAGCCATTGAACGCGCAAACAGTATTTGGGGTTTTGACAACGAACTTGTTATCGACCGCTTAGGCTTTTCTTCGGTTGAGGCGTATTACGAAGCCAGTAGCGGCTTAAAAATTTTACCCAGCTTGCATAAGCCAACGTTAATTATCTACGCAGCCGACGATCCGCTGTTCGATCCGACGATTGTGCCAGATTTACTTTCCGCGCGCGATCGCAACCCGAACATAGACTTAATTCTTACACCGCATGGCGGTCACGTCGGTTACTACAGCAGCAAGCAAGGTCAAGCACAAGCAGGCGATCCCGATCCTTGGTGGGCGTGGAATCGAGTTTTAGAATGGTGCGAGATGCAGAGGTGCAGGGGAGAATAA
- a CDS encoding ABC transporter substrate-binding protein, which produces MNWLVSRKRLWSLGKFIGLSLLCCFLVISCNNPQPGTNSSTVNTTAGNSARLVVGTTLRPRTLDPADNYELAGSNVMTSLSDRLYTYEIGTGELVPQLATALPQVSADGLTYTIPVRQGVVFHDGTAFNAEAMAFSLNRFIQNGGKPASLLSDVVDSVQASGEYELTIRLKNAFAPFPSLLAFPGLCAVSPQAYEIGTGKFKPREFVGTGPYRLVQFTPNLIRMDVFDRYWGEKPANQGIDFQILSSSANLFNSFRTGQVDIAYQTFDPEQVQSLKQQAQSNGWQALEEKSNVVTHLGLNAKQQPLDNPVVRRAIAAMIDRPLLTQRVYQEQAEPLYSMIPNTFDSYKPVFQTTYGDGNVEQAKALLAQAGYTRENPLTLEIAYPVYSLTRQQVASTLQEYGSQRLDGAVQIQTKAEEGATFFANISKGVYQAVLLDWYPDFSDADNYIHPFLSCTQGNATDGCEQGASQSQGLFYYSDRMNQLIAQQRQEQNPQTRAALFAQIQDLIAQDVPAIPLVQNKDYAFGQRTIQGLQVDPILKLPLWNIEKASS; this is translated from the coding sequence ATGAATTGGTTGGTATCTCGCAAGCGCTTGTGGTCGCTAGGAAAATTTATCGGGCTATCGCTGTTGTGCTGCTTTTTGGTTATTAGTTGTAACAACCCGCAGCCAGGAACAAATTCTTCAACAGTCAATACAACCGCTGGAAATAGCGCCCGCTTAGTTGTTGGTACAACACTCAGACCGCGTACGCTCGACCCCGCCGATAATTATGAACTAGCAGGTTCTAATGTTATGACGAGTTTGAGCGATCGCCTGTACACGTACGAGATTGGTACAGGTGAATTAGTGCCTCAACTCGCAACTGCTTTACCGCAAGTGAGTGCAGATGGATTAACCTATACAATTCCTGTACGTCAAGGCGTCGTATTCCATGACGGTACTGCCTTTAATGCCGAAGCAATGGCATTTTCGCTCAATCGTTTTATTCAAAACGGCGGAAAACCAGCCTCTTTGTTATCGGATGTCGTCGATTCGGTACAAGCGTCAGGAGAATACGAACTCACAATTAGACTCAAAAATGCTTTTGCCCCGTTTCCTTCGTTACTCGCGTTTCCCGGATTGTGCGCGGTATCGCCGCAAGCTTACGAAATTGGTACAGGAAAATTTAAACCGCGCGAGTTTGTGGGAACAGGTCCTTATCGCTTAGTCCAGTTCACGCCGAATTTGATTCGGATGGATGTGTTCGATCGGTACTGGGGCGAAAAACCGGCAAATCAGGGTATCGACTTTCAGATTTTGTCGAGTTCGGCAAACTTATTTAATTCTTTCCGCACGGGTCAAGTCGATATCGCGTATCAAACCTTTGACCCAGAACAAGTGCAGAGTTTAAAACAGCAAGCGCAGTCTAACGGTTGGCAGGCACTAGAAGAAAAAAGTAATGTAGTTACACATTTAGGCTTAAATGCTAAGCAGCAACCATTAGATAATCCAGTGGTGCGACGCGCGATCGCGGCAATGATTGACCGCCCGCTACTGACGCAGCGCGTTTATCAAGAGCAAGCTGAACCGCTGTATAGCATGATTCCCAATACGTTCGATAGCTACAAGCCAGTTTTTCAAACAACTTATGGCGATGGAAACGTCGAGCAGGCAAAAGCTTTATTAGCTCAAGCAGGTTATACGCGTGAAAATCCCCTAACTTTAGAAATTGCGTATCCAGTCTATTCGCTAACTCGCCAACAAGTTGCCAGTACATTGCAAGAGTATGGTTCGCAACGACTTGATGGTGCTGTACAAATTCAAACGAAAGCCGAGGAAGGAGCAACATTTTTTGCCAATATTTCGAAGGGAGTCTATCAAGCAGTTTTACTCGACTGGTATCCTGACTTCAGCGACGCAGACAACTATATTCACCCGTTTTTGAGCTGTACGCAAGGTAATGCAACCGATGGGTGCGAGCAAGGAGCAAGTCAAAGCCAAGGGTTATTTTATTACAGCGATCGCATGAATCAACTGATCGCGCAACAACGCCAAGAACAAAATCCCCAAACTCGCGCCGCACTCTTTGCTCAAATTCAAGATTTAATCGCCCAAGACGTACCCGCGATTCCGTTAGTCCAAAACAAGGATTATGCGTTTGGTCAAAGAACGATTCAAGGCTTGCAAGTAGATCCGATCCTCAAACTCCCTTTGTGGAATATCGAAAAAGCAAGTAGTTAG
- a CDS encoding response regulator transcription factor, translated as MPRILVIDDDPAISELVAVNLEMAGYDVSQAEDGIKGQALAIQLQPDLIMLDLMLPRVDGFTVCQRLRRDERTAEIPVLMLTALSQTQDKVEGFNAGADDYLTKPFEIEEMLARVRALLRRTDRIPQAAKHSEILNYGALTLVPERFEAIWFGQTVKLTHLEFELLHCLLQRHGQTVSPSDILKEVWGYDPDDDIETIRVHIRHLRTKLEPDPRHPRYIKTVYGAGYCLELPSEEQSNDSNSGIPTSAVIPEKAPN; from the coding sequence ATGCCTCGGATACTTGTTATAGATGATGACCCAGCAATTTCTGAACTAGTTGCGGTTAATCTTGAAATGGCTGGATATGATGTTAGCCAAGCAGAAGATGGCATTAAGGGACAGGCGTTAGCGATTCAATTACAGCCAGATCTCATTATGCTCGATCTGATGCTGCCTAGGGTTGATGGCTTTACAGTTTGTCAGCGGTTACGGCGCGACGAGCGTACCGCAGAAATTCCCGTTCTCATGCTCACCGCGTTGAGTCAAACTCAGGATAAAGTTGAAGGTTTCAATGCAGGCGCGGATGACTACCTGACAAAGCCCTTTGAAATTGAAGAAATGCTAGCCAGAGTACGAGCACTGTTGCGACGCACAGACCGCATTCCGCAAGCCGCTAAGCACAGTGAAATTCTCAATTATGGTGCGTTAACGTTAGTTCCTGAGAGATTTGAAGCGATTTGGTTTGGGCAAACGGTTAAACTTACTCATTTAGAATTTGAGTTACTGCATTGTTTATTACAACGTCACGGACAAACAGTTTCTCCAAGCGATATTCTCAAAGAAGTATGGGGCTACGATCCTGATGACGATATTGAAACAATTCGCGTACATATTCGCCACCTACGCACCAAATTAGAACCCGATCCCCGTCATCCTAGATACATCAAAACTGTGTATGGCGCAGGTTATTGCTTAGAACTTCCTAGTGAAGAACAAAGCAATGATAGTAATAGTGGTATACCAACAAGTGCAGTCATTCCCGAAAAAGCGCCTAACTAA